DNA from Streptomyces sp. Edi4:
CCCTGGGTCGCCGTGATGGTCGTCATGCGCTCGTCGACGAGCCGGACCCCGACCGGGGCGATGCCGCGCGCCAACTCCTGGGCGAAACGCCGGACTTTGGCCGCGGCCGGACCCTCGCCCCCGTTGAGGGAGCGGGGCAGTCCGACGATCACCTCGATCGGTTCGTACTCCTCGACCAGCTGCCGCAGCCGCCGGTGGGCGGCCGGGACATCGCGTCCCGGCACGGTCTCCACCGGCGTGGCGAGCACCCCGTCGGGGTCGCACGAGGCGACCCCGATCCGGGCGTCACCGACATCGATCGCCAGTCTGCGTCCTCTGCGCATCAGGCGGTCTCGGCGACCTGGCGCTCGACGGCGTCGATGGCGTCGCCGATCGCGTCCGGGTTCTGGCCGCCGCCCTGGGCGACGTCCGGCTTGCCGCCACCGCCACCGCCGAGGGTCTTGGCCGCCGTACGGACCAGTTCGCCGGCCTTCAGACCGCGCTCGCGGGCGGCCTCGTTGGTGGCGATGACGGTGACCGGGCGGCCGTTGGCCGTGGTGAACAGCGCGACGACGGCCGGGCGGTCGCCAGGGATGCGGCCCCGGACGTCCAGGACCAGCTTGCGCAGGTCGTCGGCGGAGGTACCGTCCGGTACCTGACCGGTGACGAGCGCGGTGCCGCGGACGTCCTTGGCGGAGTCGACGAGACCGGCGGCGGCCTGGAGCACCTTCTCCGCGCGGAACTTCTCGATCTCCTTCTCGGCGTCCTTCAGCTTGCCGAGCATTGCGGAGATCTTCTCCGGCAGCTCCTCGGAACGGCCCTTGACCAGCTCCTGGAGCTGGGCGACGACCGTGTGCTCACGGGCCAGGAAGTTGTACGCGTCGACGCCGACCAGGGCCTCGATGCGGCGCACGCCGGAGCCGATGGACGATTCGCCGAGCAGCTTGACCAGGCCTAGCTGGGCGGTGTTGTGCACGTGGGTGCCGCCGCACAGCTCCTTGGAGAAGTCGCCGATGGTGACCACGCGGACCCGCTCGCCGTACTTCTCGCCGAACTCGGCGATGGCGCCCTGCTTCTTGGCCTCGTCGATCGACATGACCTCGGCCTGCACGTCGAGCTCGCGGGCCAGGACCTCGTTGATCTTCTGCTCGACGTCGGTGAGGACCGTGCCGGGGACGGCGGCGGGCGAGCCGAAGTCGAAGCGGAAGCGGCCCGGGGAGTTCTCGGAGCCGGCCTGGGCGGCCGTCGGGCCGAGCGCGTCGCGCAGCGCCTGGTGGGTGAGGTGGGTGGCGGAGTGGGCGCGGGCGATGGCGCGCCGGCGCTTGGTGTCGATGGCGGCGTAGGCGGACGCGCCGACCGTCACCTCGCCGACCTGCACGACCCCCTTGTGCACATGCACGCCGGGGACCGGCTTCTGTACGTCGCGGATCTCGATGACCGCGCCGCTGTCGAGCTTGATGCGGCCCTGGTCGGCGAGCTGGCCGCCGCCCTCGGCGTAGAACGGGCTGCGGTCGAGGACGACCTCGACCTCGTCGCCCTCGGTGGCGGCCGGCGAGGGCACGCCGTCGACGAGCAGGCCGACGATGGTCGACTCGTTCTCGGTGGAGGTGTAGCCGGTGAAGTCGGTGGCGCCGGAGACGTCGGCCACCTCGCGGTAGGCCGACAGGTCGGCGTGGCCGGTCTTCTTGGCGCGCGCGTCGGCCTTGGCCTGGTCGCGCTGCTGCTTCATCAGGCGGCGGAAGCCGTCCTCGTCCACGGAAAGGCCCTGTTCGGCGGCCATCTCCAGGGTGAGGTCGATCGGGAAGCCCCAGGTGTCGTGGAGCAGGAACGCCTTGTCGCCGGCGAGGACGGTGCCACCGGTGGCCTTGGTCTCGGTGATGGCGGTGTCGAGGATGTTGGTGCCGCCGCGCAGCGCCTTGAGGAACGCGGCCTCCTCGGCGAGCGCGACCGTCTCGATGCGCTTGCGGTCGGTGACGAGCTCCGGGTACTGCTGGCCCATCGTCTTGATCACGACGTCGATGAGGTCCTGGACGACCGGGCCGGTGGCGCCCATGAGGCGCATGTTGCGGATGGCGCGGCGCATGATGCGGCGCAGCACATAGCCGCGGCCCTCGTTGCCCGGGGTCACACCGTCGCCGATGAGCATCACGGACGTACGGATGTGGTCGGCGACCACGCGCATCGAGACGTCGGAGGTGTGCTGGTCGCCGTAGCGCACACCGGTCAGTTCGGTGGCCTTGTCCATGACGACGCGCAGGGTGTCGGTCTCGTACATGTTCCGCACGCCCTGAAGGATCATCGCGAGGCGTTCGAGGCCGAGGCCGGTGTCGATGTTCTTGGAGGGCAGGTCCCCGAGGATCGGGAAGTCCTCCTTGTTCTCACCGGCGCCGCGCTCGTACTGCATGAAGACCAGGTTCCAGATCTCCACGTAGCGCTCGTCGTTGACGGCCGGACCGCCCTCGGGACCGAACTCGGGACCCCGGTCGTAGTTGATCTCGGAGCAGGGCCCGCACGGTCCCGGCACACCCATGGACCAGAAGTTGTCCTTCTTGCCCAGGCGCTGGATGCGCTCGGAGGGCACGCCGATCACGTCGCGCCAGATCGTCTCGGCCTCGTCGTCGTCGAGGTAGACGGTGATCCACAGCTTCTCGGGCTCAAGGCCGTAGCCGCCGTCCGCCACGGAGCTGGTCAGCAGCTCCCAGGCGTACTTGATGGCGTCTTCCTTGAAGTAGTCGCCGAAGGAGAAGTTGCCGCACATCTGGAAGAACGTGCCGTGGCGGGTGGTCTTGCCGACCTCTTCGATGTCGGGGGTGCGCACGCACTTCTGCACGCTGGTGGCGCGCGGGGCGGGCGGCTTGGTCTCGCCGAGGAAGTAGGGCTTGAAGGGGACCATGCCCGCGTTGACGAGCAGCAGAGTCGGGTCGTCCGCGATGAGCGACGCCGAAGGGACGACGGTGTGCCCGCGCTCCTCGAAGAAGCTCAGCCAGCGGCGGCGAATCTCGGCCGACTCCATCAGTGGTCCTCATTCCGGTTGTACGAATGCGTGCTGTTCTGCTGCTGGGGGTACTGCTGCTTGCTGTCCTGCTGCTTGCCGTACCGCTCGTGCGCGGTCTCGAGCGCGACGAGGCGGCGCTGCGCGGGAAGTTCGCGGGCCTCGCTCTCGCCGATGCCCAGGACGTCGTTGAGTTCGGCCTCGCGCTGGGCCATGCCGGACTTGATGTCGAGGGCGAAGTCCTTGAGCCGGTGGCCGGCCTCGACCGCCTTGTCGGCGGAGCGCGCGGCCAGGCTCTGAGGGGTGAGCTGTTTCAGCTTGCGGTTGACCTTGGTGGTGGCCCAGACGCCGGCGGCCGCGCCCGCGGTGAACCAGAACGTACGGCGGAACATCGCGGCGTCAGCCCTTTCGCTTGGAGCGCCGCGCGGA
Protein-coding regions in this window:
- the ruvX gene encoding Holliday junction resolvase RuvX encodes the protein MRRGRRLAIDVGDARIGVASCDPDGVLATPVETVPGRDVPAAHRRLRQLVEEYEPIEVIVGLPRSLNGGEGPAAAKVRRFAQELARGIAPVGVRLVDERMTTITATQGLRASGVKSKKGRSVIDQAAAVIILQNALEAERVSDTEPGEGVEVVI
- the alaS gene encoding alanine--tRNA ligase, whose product is MESAEIRRRWLSFFEERGHTVVPSASLIADDPTLLLVNAGMVPFKPYFLGETKPPAPRATSVQKCVRTPDIEEVGKTTRHGTFFQMCGNFSFGDYFKEDAIKYAWELLTSSVADGGYGLEPEKLWITVYLDDDEAETIWRDVIGVPSERIQRLGKKDNFWSMGVPGPCGPCSEINYDRGPEFGPEGGPAVNDERYVEIWNLVFMQYERGAGENKEDFPILGDLPSKNIDTGLGLERLAMILQGVRNMYETDTLRVVMDKATELTGVRYGDQHTSDVSMRVVADHIRTSVMLIGDGVTPGNEGRGYVLRRIMRRAIRNMRLMGATGPVVQDLIDVVIKTMGQQYPELVTDRKRIETVALAEEAAFLKALRGGTNILDTAITETKATGGTVLAGDKAFLLHDTWGFPIDLTLEMAAEQGLSVDEDGFRRLMKQQRDQAKADARAKKTGHADLSAYREVADVSGATDFTGYTSTENESTIVGLLVDGVPSPAATEGDEVEVVLDRSPFYAEGGGQLADQGRIKLDSGAVIEIRDVQKPVPGVHVHKGVVQVGEVTVGASAYAAIDTKRRRAIARAHSATHLTHQALRDALGPTAAQAGSENSPGRFRFDFGSPAAVPGTVLTDVEQKINEVLARELDVQAEVMSIDEAKKQGAIAEFGEKYGERVRVVTIGDFSKELCGGTHVHNTAQLGLVKLLGESSIGSGVRRIEALVGVDAYNFLAREHTVVAQLQELVKGRSEELPEKISAMLGKLKDAEKEIEKFRAEKVLQAAAGLVDSAKDVRGTALVTGQVPDGTSADDLRKLVLDVRGRIPGDRPAVVALFTTANGRPVTVIATNEAARERGLKAGELVRTAAKTLGGGGGGKPDVAQGGGQNPDAIGDAIDAVERQVAETA
- a CDS encoding DUF6167 family protein, whose translation is MFRRTFWFTAGAAAGVWATTKVNRKLKQLTPQSLAARSADKAVEAGHRLKDFALDIKSGMAQREAELNDVLGIGESEARELPAQRRLVALETAHERYGKQQDSKQQYPQQQNSTHSYNRNEDH